A genomic segment from Syntrophotalea acetylenivorans encodes:
- the cobM gene encoding precorrin-4 C(11)-methyltransferase: MKVYFIGAGPGDPELVTLKAKRLLNSCSICIYAGSLVNPAVLDHLPAGAERYDSAVMSLDEITVLFESARQRDLNVVRLHSGDPSIYGAIREQMNELDRLDISYEVIPGVSSFQAAAAALCTELTAPEISQTIILTRTAGRTPMPEDQDLLKLAKSNATLCIFLSAHKIGEVASTLSGHYGSGCPVAVVYHASWPDQLILRGTLDDIGAQADSAGITKTAMIVVGWALSRDIPVSKLYDAGFSHEYRRAKTS, encoded by the coding sequence ATGAAAGTCTACTTCATCGGCGCCGGCCCCGGCGATCCGGAACTCGTTACGCTCAAGGCAAAACGCCTGCTGAACTCCTGCTCTATCTGCATCTATGCCGGCTCGCTGGTCAACCCCGCGGTGCTCGACCACCTGCCGGCAGGGGCCGAACGCTACGATTCCGCCGTCATGAGCCTGGATGAAATCACGGTGCTATTCGAAAGCGCCCGACAGCGTGACCTGAACGTGGTGCGGCTGCACTCCGGGGACCCGTCTATCTATGGCGCCATCCGCGAGCAGATGAACGAGCTTGACCGGCTCGACATTTCTTACGAAGTCATACCCGGCGTCAGTTCTTTCCAGGCGGCGGCCGCCGCCCTGTGCACGGAACTGACGGCACCGGAGATATCCCAAACCATCATTCTGACCCGCACGGCGGGTCGCACGCCGATGCCGGAAGATCAGGATCTGTTGAAACTGGCCAAAAGCAACGCCACCCTGTGCATCTTTCTCTCGGCGCATAAAATAGGCGAAGTCGCCTCCACCCTGTCCGGCCATTACGGCAGCGGATGCCCCGTCGCCGTGGTCTATCATGCCTCCTGGCCTGATCAACTTATCCTACGGGGCACTCTGGACGATATCGGCGCGCAGGCGGATAGCGCGGGGATCACCAAAACCGCTATGATCGTGGTGGGCTGGGCCCTGTCGCGGGACATACCGGTTTCCAAACTCTACGACGCCGGATTTTCCCACGAATACCGCCGGGCCAAAACATCATGA
- the cobI gene encoding precorrin-2 C(20)-methyltransferase, whose product MTIKTKKCQPGHFYAVGVGPGSPDLITLRAAGLIESADTVIVPRSELAGESLALVTIRDLIADQEVMEHVYPMKRDSAKTRACWAEVAAEVAARTSAGLSVVQVTIGDPMIYSTSSYLIESLVELLPAECIHVTPGISAFQATASILGEPLTLQEDRLCIMPATDMDEVSRALDRCETLVLYKVGPRLRQLGALLETRNLLDQARLASYVEQDGREAIFHDFRKALADETHGYMSTVIVRLGRRSWEQTSGARKAV is encoded by the coding sequence ATGACTATCAAAACAAAAAAATGCCAACCCGGCCATTTCTATGCCGTCGGCGTCGGCCCCGGGTCCCCAGACCTGATTACTTTGCGGGCCGCCGGCCTGATCGAATCCGCCGATACGGTGATCGTTCCCCGGTCGGAACTCGCCGGAGAAAGCCTGGCCCTGGTCACCATCCGCGATTTGATTGCCGATCAGGAAGTCATGGAACACGTCTATCCCATGAAGCGCGATTCGGCGAAGACGCGGGCCTGCTGGGCGGAGGTAGCCGCAGAGGTCGCTGCACGGACCAGCGCCGGGCTGTCGGTCGTCCAGGTCACTATCGGCGATCCGATGATTTACAGCACCAGTTCCTATCTCATCGAAAGTCTTGTCGAGCTGCTCCCGGCCGAATGCATTCATGTCACTCCCGGTATCAGCGCATTTCAGGCCACGGCCTCGATCCTAGGCGAACCACTGACCCTGCAGGAGGACCGTCTCTGCATCATGCCCGCCACCGACATGGACGAGGTGAGCCGCGCTCTGGACCGTTGCGAAACCCTGGTCCTCTACAAAGTCGGACCGCGCCTGCGTCAATTGGGCGCCTTACTTGAAACCCGCAATCTGCTCGATCAGGCCCGACTGGCCAGTTATGTAGAACAGGACGGCAGGGAAGCTATTTTCCATGATTTCCGCAAAGCCCTTGCCGATGAAACCCACGGCTACATGTCGACGGTTATTGTTCGCCTTGGACGCCGCTCCTGGGAGCAAACTTCCGGGGCGAGAAAGGCCGTCTGA
- a CDS encoding TorF family putative porin: MKKWSVLLISVFMLAAGFIGTAGAAIQVEGDTYAGIWDKYMWRGFNISNSRPTIQAGIDLSAGGFTLSTWHNWQLSSGEDFRAGELNETDIILTYAFDLGEMVSISVGDIFYSLDMGGAEDTNELFATATLNTLLSPNFKVSWDWDAAEEDGMFYSFDISHSFDIAEKTALNLGALVSYNQHCDSSVGDYAGWHNYELSASLDYALTDQLTLSPIFILSSGISSSAKDAIDTETAGALNLTFTF, from the coding sequence ATGAAAAAGTGGAGTGTATTACTGATCTCCGTCTTTATGCTGGCTGCCGGTTTCATCGGTACCGCTGGAGCGGCGATCCAAGTCGAAGGAGATACCTACGCAGGTATCTGGGACAAGTACATGTGGCGCGGCTTTAACATAAGTAACAGCCGACCCACCATTCAGGCCGGTATTGATCTCTCTGCAGGCGGCTTTACCCTTAGCACCTGGCACAACTGGCAACTGTCCAGTGGAGAAGACTTCCGTGCCGGGGAATTGAACGAGACCGACATCATCCTGACCTATGCCTTTGACCTGGGCGAAATGGTTTCCATCAGCGTTGGCGACATCTTCTACTCCCTCGACATGGGCGGCGCCGAAGACACCAACGAACTGTTTGCCACCGCCACTCTTAACACCCTGCTTTCCCCCAATTTCAAAGTATCCTGGGACTGGGACGCCGCTGAAGAAGACGGCATGTTCTACAGCTTCGACATCAGTCACAGCTTCGACATCGCGGAGAAAACCGCTCTTAACCTCGGCGCCCTGGTCTCCTACAACCAGCACTGCGATTCTTCCGTTGGTGACTACGCCGGCTGGCATAACTATGAGCTGAGCGCCAGCCTCGATTACGCCTTGACCGATCAATTGACTCTCAGCCCGATCTTTATCTTATCTTCGGGAATCAGCAGCTCCGCCAAAGACGCCATTGACACCGAAACAGCGGGCGCGTTGAACCTGACCTTCACTTTCTAA
- the cbiE gene encoding precorrin-6y C5,15-methyltransferase (decarboxylating) subunit CbiE, translated as MAITDKPITIVGCGPGGPAYLTDAARHAVEHAGLLVAANRLLELFPEAQAERLAVGADIAAVLQTMETRLGQLPMVVLVTGDPGMHSLARPVVRHFGRALCRIIPGISSVQAAFAAAGLDWMDARILSAHGTLPEVDHDDLEAVDKIAVLAGSQSALRWIADLAKRLAPRWILVCEELTLPGETVTKVTADILARMEASPRTVVLLLHPAVWDI; from the coding sequence ATGGCAATAACGGACAAACCGATCACCATCGTCGGCTGCGGCCCCGGTGGTCCGGCCTACCTGACGGACGCGGCCCGGCATGCCGTGGAACATGCCGGCCTGTTGGTCGCCGCCAACCGGCTGCTGGAACTCTTTCCGGAAGCCCAAGCCGAGCGGTTGGCCGTAGGCGCGGATATCGCCGCGGTCCTGCAAACCATGGAAACCCGCCTGGGCCAGCTGCCCATGGTGGTGTTGGTCACCGGCGACCCCGGCATGCACAGCCTGGCCCGGCCGGTGGTACGTCATTTTGGTCGCGCCCTGTGCCGCATCATTCCCGGCATCAGTTCTGTGCAGGCCGCTTTCGCCGCTGCCGGCCTCGACTGGATGGACGCCCGGATCCTCAGCGCCCACGGGACCCTTCCGGAGGTCGATCACGACGACCTCGAAGCCGTGGATAAAATCGCCGTGCTGGCAGGATCACAATCTGCCCTGCGCTGGATCGCCGACTTAGCTAAACGCCTCGCCCCGCGCTGGATACTGGTCTGCGAAGAACTGACCCTGCCGGGCGAAACCGTTACCAAAGTAACAGCCGACATATTGGCAAGGATGGAAGCAAGCCCCAGAACGGTGGTGCTGTTATTGCACCCGGCGGTCTGGGATATTTAG
- a CDS encoding cobalt-precorrin 5A hydrolase, protein MSVALVSLSAEGLAIARKLAPHLPGAEIHAHECVGRSPDAAAFSGVVPLTRELFSRCRGIVYIMPSGVAVRAIAPLIEHKLRDPAVVVVDVLGRWAISLLCGHEGGANDLTLHIANLLEAEPVITTTSEAAKNLIVGVGCRRGTPADTIVAAVTEGLALVGHNPGEVRYLASADLKADEAGLLETAERLDIPLRLISGAEIRASSRNFNISAFVQDKVALPAVAEPAALLAGRRTRLILPKTIIKSVTVAIARENCSWSASDPATASIEPAGPSRP, encoded by the coding sequence ATGAGCGTCGCCCTGGTTTCCCTGTCAGCCGAGGGGCTGGCCATAGCCCGTAAACTGGCTCCTCACCTGCCCGGTGCCGAAATCCATGCACATGAATGCGTCGGCCGATCGCCTGATGCCGCTGCCTTTTCCGGGGTAGTTCCCCTCACCCGGGAACTGTTCAGCCGCTGCCGGGGCATCGTCTACATCATGCCGAGCGGAGTGGCGGTACGAGCCATCGCCCCGCTCATCGAGCACAAACTCCGGGATCCGGCGGTGGTGGTCGTCGATGTCCTCGGCCGTTGGGCGATCAGCCTGCTGTGCGGCCACGAGGGGGGCGCCAATGACCTGACTCTGCATATCGCCAATCTGCTGGAGGCCGAACCGGTCATCACGACCACTTCGGAAGCCGCCAAAAACCTCATCGTCGGAGTCGGCTGTCGGCGTGGCACTCCGGCCGACACCATCGTAGCCGCCGTTACGGAAGGACTGGCCCTGGTCGGCCACAACCCCGGCGAAGTGCGCTATCTCGCTTCGGCCGATCTCAAGGCCGACGAAGCCGGGCTGTTGGAGACAGCCGAGCGTCTCGACATACCCCTGCGACTGATTTCCGGCGCCGAAATCCGCGCCAGCAGCCGCAATTTCAACATATCCGCTTTTGTTCAGGACAAGGTCGCTTTGCCGGCCGTAGCCGAGCCCGCCGCCCTGTTGGCGGGAAGGAGGACCCGATTAATACTACCGAAAACCATCATCAAGAGTGTCACCGTGGCGATCGCCCGGGAAAACTGTTCGTGGTCGGCATCGGACCCGGCAACCGCCTCGATCGAACCCGCCGGGCCGAGCAGGCCATAG
- the cobK gene encoding precorrin-6A reductase translates to MIMLLGGTSETAPMTRALLQAGYRVLVSTATDAPLALPEHSRLERRHGRLDGMAMADLMRRRHVGVLIDAAHPYASRARQEAQKAAAALSLPYLRWERPGTDFNGFPVIAAEDHEKAAELAFADGRPVLLTTGSRHLLPYTTRARQTGIRLRARVLPHEESRIAVLQAGLSTEEVIFGKGPFSVECNRRHIRRHDIGVLVTKDSGEAGGVPAKLQAARLEHCIIIVVQRPAVSNPYPRFNHLPELLATLASIVPPQTATD, encoded by the coding sequence ATGATCATGCTCCTCGGCGGCACCAGCGAAACGGCACCAATGACCCGGGCCCTTCTGCAAGCCGGATACCGGGTCCTGGTCTCAACGGCGACGGACGCACCCCTGGCCCTGCCGGAACATTCGCGACTGGAACGCCGCCATGGCCGTCTCGATGGGATGGCCATGGCGGACCTGATGCGCCGCCGACATGTCGGGGTGCTGATCGACGCGGCCCATCCCTATGCCTCCCGCGCCCGGCAAGAAGCACAGAAGGCCGCGGCTGCGTTGAGTCTCCCTTATCTGCGCTGGGAAAGACCCGGTACCGATTTCAACGGTTTCCCCGTGATTGCGGCCGAGGATCACGAAAAGGCAGCGGAGCTTGCCTTTGCCGACGGCCGGCCGGTACTGCTAACCACCGGTTCCAGGCATTTATTACCCTATACAACCCGGGCCCGCCAAACCGGCATCCGTCTACGGGCCAGGGTCCTCCCCCATGAAGAATCCCGAATCGCCGTGCTGCAAGCCGGGTTGTCAACCGAAGAAGTAATCTTCGGCAAGGGGCCGTTTTCCGTCGAGTGCAACCGCCGGCATATACGCCGGCATGACATCGGTGTTCTGGTCACCAAGGACAGCGGCGAAGCCGGAGGGGTTCCGGCCAAACTGCAGGCGGCACGTCTAGAACATTGTATCATTATCGTCGTGCAACGCCCTGCCGTCTCCAACCCGTATCCGCGATTCAACCATCTTCCGGAACTGCTTGCCACCCTGGCCTCCATCGTTCCACCCCAGACTGCCACCGACTGA
- a CDS encoding ABC transporter substrate-binding protein, with the protein MKKTLWGAISATAAIVAVGALLLTPACIKKEEHQKETLRITCWGGYAKPYVKDFQKLVKDKYNVDVDVQIYNPTDQDEFFQGVKNNTADLISPPIELPKIPRFFSFQEGQQYLQPVDVQNIPNLEKMMPVFSDDQTPFYNGVRYGVPYNCGPYGLAYNLDKVSTEPSSWNLLWSPLYANQYTVNNNFPKVNVWISALALGYGYEDIFDINKLDRAMVQKKLNTLAKNAKSLWDGGANPDEFPELSLATTWGFAAQQANLKGGNWRLATPAEGGTAWIDAWYVGAGAEGVTKILAEEWINFMLEPERQADVVRSQGVSPVMADTGDILNAEEKAMFHVGDEAYFKTVALWQVLSDETEQAFNEMWETAKQLRK; encoded by the coding sequence ATGAAGAAGACCTTGTGGGGAGCCATTTCAGCTACCGCTGCCATCGTGGCCGTCGGCGCCCTGTTGCTGACCCCGGCTTGCATAAAAAAGGAAGAACACCAGAAGGAAACCTTACGCATCACCTGCTGGGGCGGCTATGCCAAGCCCTATGTCAAAGACTTCCAGAAACTGGTTAAAGACAAATACAACGTCGATGTCGATGTGCAAATCTATAATCCCACCGATCAAGACGAATTCTTTCAAGGGGTGAAAAACAATACGGCGGACCTGATTTCGCCGCCTATCGAACTGCCTAAGATTCCCCGTTTCTTCTCTTTCCAGGAAGGCCAGCAATACCTGCAGCCAGTGGATGTGCAGAACATCCCCAATCTGGAGAAAATGATGCCGGTATTCAGCGACGATCAGACGCCTTTCTACAACGGCGTGCGCTACGGCGTACCTTATAACTGCGGTCCCTACGGTCTAGCCTACAACCTTGACAAGGTCTCGACCGAACCCAGCAGCTGGAACCTGCTGTGGTCTCCGCTGTACGCCAACCAGTACACCGTCAACAACAACTTCCCCAAGGTGAATGTCTGGATCTCCGCCCTGGCCCTGGGCTACGGCTATGAAGACATCTTCGACATCAACAAACTCGACCGCGCCATGGTACAGAAAAAACTCAACACCCTGGCTAAAAACGCCAAAAGTCTGTGGGACGGCGGCGCCAATCCGGATGAATTCCCCGAATTGTCCCTGGCCACCACCTGGGGTTTCGCCGCCCAGCAGGCTAATCTCAAGGGCGGCAACTGGCGACTGGCCACTCCCGCCGAGGGCGGAACAGCCTGGATCGATGCCTGGTATGTCGGCGCAGGCGCCGAGGGCGTGACCAAAATCCTTGCCGAAGAGTGGATCAATTTCATGCTTGAGCCGGAGCGTCAGGCCGATGTGGTGAGATCTCAGGGAGTCTCCCCGGTTATGGCCGACACCGGCGACATCCTCAACGCCGAGGAAAAAGCCATGTTCCACGTAGGCGACGAAGCCTACTTCAAAACCGTAGCGCTGTGGCAGGTTCTCAGCGATGAGACTGAACAGGCCTTCAACGAAATGTGGGAAACAGCAAAGCAGTTGCGTAAGTAA
- the cobJ gene encoding precorrin-3B C(17)-methyltransferase, which yields MVGIGPGNRLDRTRRAEQAIADCQVVAGYHLYLEHIADLTAGKDRIASGMMQETERCRAALQRATEGAVVALVSSGDPGVYGMAGLALEMAAAEGFDVAIEIVPGISAANTAAARLGAPLMLDYACISLSDLLVPWESICTRLEALAAADLVVALYNPRSKKRIRQLEEAVAIMRQHRDDSTPVGIVTAIGETDEQITLTTLDRLPGAEVGMRSTVIIGNSTSLCLNGRLITPRGYRL from the coding sequence GTGGTCGGCATCGGACCCGGCAACCGCCTCGATCGAACCCGCCGGGCCGAGCAGGCCATAGCGGACTGTCAGGTCGTCGCCGGTTACCATCTGTACCTGGAACATATCGCCGATCTGACCGCCGGCAAGGACCGTATCGCCTCGGGAATGATGCAGGAGACCGAGCGGTGCCGCGCGGCGTTGCAACGGGCGACCGAAGGCGCCGTGGTCGCCCTGGTGTCTTCTGGCGATCCCGGCGTGTACGGCATGGCGGGGCTGGCACTTGAAATGGCTGCTGCCGAAGGGTTTGACGTGGCCATCGAAATCGTGCCTGGCATCTCCGCGGCCAACACGGCCGCCGCGCGCCTGGGAGCCCCGCTGATGCTCGATTACGCCTGCATCAGCCTCAGCGACCTGCTGGTGCCCTGGGAGTCCATCTGCACCCGGCTGGAGGCGCTGGCCGCCGCCGACCTGGTAGTGGCCCTGTACAACCCGCGCAGCAAAAAACGCATTCGCCAGCTTGAAGAAGCCGTGGCCATCATGCGGCAGCACCGCGATGACAGTACACCGGTCGGTATCGTCACCGCCATCGGAGAAACAGATGAGCAGATCACCCTGACGACCCTCGATCGACTGCCCGGGGCCGAGGTCGGCATGCGCAGCACGGTCATCATCGGCAACAGTACGTCCCTGTGCCTGAACGGCCGGCTGATTACGCCGAGGGGTTACCGCTTATGA
- a CDS encoding ethanolamine ammonia-lyase → MLKKRKLLAGITGALVMTFLASMAGAVTIGKIKPGEDVMQYIKRTQGKFDQTTYQKVIGAASAFKEGDQSLGVAADTEADRENARKLLANTKIKDLNDRSLFVDGQDTLIRNTTDKVKYNKIKNMTMGELKNFLLTKSEADIKAIMGGLHSDIIGSVVKLMSNDELIRVGQKIFITLPGTQIGAKGYMGARIQPNSPTDNKEDIQMQTLNGFAFGVGDIVIGTNPVDSQLEATVRVEEALKEIVTAFGLEDTIPWCVLAHIDGQAAAEEAKPGSTAIWFQSLAGTESANKTFDLTLQKMVDYAKSRTGPYSLYFETGQGADYTNGHGHGFDMVVHESRKYGFARALKQETAKAKGVSEDEVWLHLNDVAGFIGPEVFKTREQLVRCCLEDIVMGKLHGLVLGLDICSTLHMPVTLDDLAWCQDQIAPANPAYLMALPTRNDPMLSYLTTSFQDHVRLREKFGYKVNDAMWDFYKKIEIIDADGKPTKHFGDPAWVYYKFLQAKGDKRSFKEIYAEGQKSIENVRGRGLDLAVGYGDNVWDLEPVTDKRIHDLYDDAKISLWTEFTPEFIGSIPNAVSIKSQSHDRENYISAPGTGEELSESAVATLNKLAASWGNKAPDVQVVISDGLNAKALMDEDHLMPYLAALKEECKKAGLTLSDKNLVVTGGRVRAGYKAGETLYSKAGKTPKAIVHLIGERPGSGHHAFSAYLVKVTPSTWAKTGTVDHDSSKVLSGISDTGLIPAEAARQTITLLKQM, encoded by the coding sequence ATGTTAAAAAAGAGAAAACTCCTGGCAGGCATTACCGGCGCGCTGGTAATGACCTTTCTGGCCAGCATGGCCGGAGCCGTCACCATCGGGAAAATCAAACCCGGTGAAGACGTCATGCAGTACATCAAGCGCACTCAAGGAAAGTTCGATCAAACTACCTACCAGAAGGTTATCGGCGCGGCCAGTGCCTTTAAAGAAGGCGACCAGTCCCTCGGAGTCGCAGCAGACACCGAAGCTGACCGTGAAAACGCCCGTAAATTGCTGGCCAACACCAAGATCAAGGACCTCAACGATCGGTCATTGTTTGTGGACGGCCAGGATACCCTGATCCGCAACACCACCGACAAGGTCAAGTACAACAAAATCAAAAACATGACCATGGGCGAGCTGAAAAACTTCCTGCTCACCAAATCCGAAGCCGATATCAAAGCCATTATGGGCGGCCTGCACAGCGATATTATCGGTTCGGTAGTCAAACTGATGTCCAACGATGAACTGATCCGCGTCGGCCAGAAAATTTTCATTACCCTGCCCGGCACCCAAATCGGCGCTAAAGGTTACATGGGTGCGCGCATTCAGCCCAACTCGCCGACCGACAATAAAGAAGACATCCAGATGCAAACGCTTAACGGCTTTGCCTTCGGCGTCGGCGATATCGTCATCGGCACCAACCCGGTCGACAGCCAGCTCGAAGCCACCGTGCGTGTTGAAGAAGCTCTGAAAGAAATCGTTACCGCTTTCGGCCTGGAAGACACTATCCCCTGGTGTGTACTAGCCCATATCGACGGTCAGGCTGCTGCCGAAGAGGCCAAGCCCGGATCCACCGCTATCTGGTTCCAGAGCCTCGCCGGCACTGAAAGCGCTAACAAAACCTTCGACCTGACCCTGCAGAAAATGGTCGATTACGCCAAAAGCCGTACAGGTCCCTACAGCCTTTATTTTGAAACCGGCCAGGGCGCTGATTACACTAACGGTCACGGTCACGGCTTTGACATGGTGGTTCACGAATCCCGCAAATACGGTTTTGCCCGTGCTCTGAAGCAGGAGACCGCCAAGGCCAAAGGTGTTTCTGAAGACGAAGTCTGGCTGCACCTCAACGACGTTGCCGGCTTTATCGGCCCTGAAGTCTTCAAAACCCGCGAGCAACTGGTTCGCTGCTGCCTGGAAGACATCGTCATGGGCAAGCTGCACGGTCTGGTGCTAGGACTCGACATCTGCTCGACTCTGCACATGCCCGTCACCCTCGACGACCTGGCCTGGTGTCAGGACCAGATCGCTCCGGCCAACCCGGCCTACCTGATGGCTCTGCCTACTCGTAACGACCCGATGCTCAGCTACCTGACCACCAGCTTTCAGGACCATGTGCGTCTGCGTGAAAAATTCGGTTACAAAGTTAACGACGCCATGTGGGACTTCTACAAGAAGATCGAAATTATCGACGCCGACGGCAAACCGACCAAACATTTTGGCGATCCGGCGTGGGTTTACTACAAATTCCTCCAGGCCAAAGGTGACAAGCGTTCCTTCAAGGAAATCTATGCCGAAGGTCAGAAATCGATCGAAAACGTTCGCGGCCGCGGCCTCGATCTGGCCGTGGGCTACGGCGATAACGTCTGGGACCTGGAACCTGTAACCGACAAGCGTATCCACGACCTGTATGACGATGCCAAAATCAGCCTGTGGACCGAATTCACTCCGGAATTCATCGGTTCCATTCCCAATGCCGTAAGCATCAAATCCCAGTCTCACGATCGCGAAAACTACATCTCCGCACCGGGCACCGGTGAAGAGCTGTCCGAGTCTGCGGTTGCTACTCTGAACAAACTGGCGGCCTCTTGGGGCAACAAAGCTCCTGACGTGCAGGTTGTTATCTCTGACGGCCTGAACGCCAAGGCGCTCATGGATGAAGACCACCTGATGCCTTACCTGGCGGCACTGAAAGAAGAGTGCAAAAAGGCCGGTTTGACCCTGTCCGACAAAAACCTCGTCGTGACCGGTGGCCGTGTCCGCGCTGGCTACAAAGCAGGTGAAACGCTGTACAGCAAGGCCGGTAAAACACCCAAGGCCATCGTTCACCTCATCGGTGAACGCCCGGGCAGCGGCCATCACGCCTTCTCTGCCTATCTGGTTAAAGTTACTCCCAGCACCTGGGCTAAAACAGGGACTGTCGACCATGACTCTTCCAAGGTTCTGTCCGGTATTTCCGATACCGGTCTGATTCCTGCGGAAGCGGCTCGCCAGACCATCACCCTGCTCAAGCAGATGTAA
- the cbiD gene encoding cobalt-precorrin-5B (C(1))-methyltransferase CbiD: MGGLQSGFTTGACAAAAAKAAACLLSEGTMHDAITIPLPDGTRESLPLSYVRALPDGAEAAVCKQAGDDPDVTDGALVITRIAWVDGDIQFHAGEGVGIITKPGLALPPGEPAINPGPRAMIKAAVREVTDLGLRITVVIPAGKELAARTFNPRLGIEGGISVLGTTGRVRPFSLEAVRKTMECAYNVTLASGNRHPVLVPGHIGERAARRHFRLTDEQLVEAGNEWGFMIDLVLRKTPAALLVLGHPGKLAKLPLGHWDTHSSRSASPVPSVRTLAAQVLNCTVAEATTVEGVFADLTPEQQKYLGDALAEAVQVAISRRLNYSVPVSAVLINLAGDLLGSSGDLTPWQ, from the coding sequence ATGGGCGGCCTGCAGAGCGGATTCACCACCGGCGCCTGTGCGGCAGCGGCGGCCAAAGCCGCTGCCTGTTTGCTGTCCGAAGGGACGATGCACGATGCGATAACCATTCCCCTGCCGGACGGCACACGGGAATCGCTGCCTCTGTCCTATGTCCGGGCCCTGCCTGACGGCGCGGAAGCAGCCGTATGCAAGCAGGCCGGTGACGATCCCGATGTCACCGACGGAGCCCTGGTCATCACCCGCATCGCCTGGGTGGACGGCGACATCCAGTTTCATGCCGGAGAAGGGGTCGGTATTATTACCAAACCGGGACTGGCACTGCCCCCCGGAGAACCGGCCATCAATCCCGGCCCCCGTGCCATGATCAAGGCCGCAGTGCGGGAAGTAACCGATCTCGGCCTGCGCATCACCGTGGTCATCCCGGCCGGAAAGGAACTCGCGGCCCGTACCTTCAATCCCCGTCTGGGAATTGAAGGCGGCATCTCGGTCCTTGGCACCACCGGCAGAGTGCGGCCCTTCAGTCTCGAAGCGGTTCGCAAAACCATGGAGTGCGCCTATAACGTAACCCTGGCCTCGGGGAACCGTCACCCCGTGCTGGTGCCCGGGCATATCGGCGAAAGGGCGGCACGCAGGCATTTCCGATTAACTGACGAGCAGCTCGTTGAGGCCGGCAACGAATGGGGGTTCATGATCGACCTGGTCTTGCGTAAGACGCCTGCAGCCCTGCTGGTGCTGGGACATCCCGGTAAACTGGCCAAGCTCCCCCTGGGTCACTGGGACACCCATTCGAGCCGATCTGCCAGCCCGGTGCCCTCGGTCAGGACACTGGCCGCCCAGGTCCTTAACTGCACGGTTGCTGAAGCGACTACGGTGGAAGGAGTCTTTGCCGATTTAACCCCGGAGCAACAGAAATACCTCGGGGATGCGCTGGCCGAAGCAGTTCAGGTCGCCATCAGCCGCCGCCTTAACTACAGCGTGCCGGTCTCGGCCGTACTCATCAACCTCGCCGGGGATCTCCTTGGCTCCAGCGGAGATTTGACACCATGGCAATAA
- a CDS encoding ABC transporter ATP-binding protein has product MTEQPILQIENLDFAIGDQRILKDINCSFAAGGIHGLIGPNGSGKSTLLRNVCRIWEPQSGRVLIDGLDYRRFPRKTLSQMVTLVQQDTYLDFSMSVSDFVAMGRHPHLKRLQWLRQHDLDIIADALRVTGTEIFRNRLINELSGGEAQLVSLARALATEAPIILLDEPTSALDILHKLEIMELLASLRNAGKTILISIHDLDLARRYCDTVTLLQQGRIYYHGMAGKGFAEHRIKEVFHVGVEEIATEHGVSLLFYR; this is encoded by the coding sequence ATGACGGAACAACCGATCCTGCAGATTGAAAATCTCGACTTTGCCATCGGCGACCAACGAATTCTCAAAGATATTAATTGTAGTTTTGCCGCCGGCGGCATCCATGGCCTGATCGGACCGAACGGTTCCGGTAAGAGCACCCTGCTGCGTAATGTCTGCCGCATCTGGGAACCGCAGAGCGGTCGGGTGCTTATTGATGGCCTGGATTATCGCCGTTTCCCCCGCAAAACCCTCAGTCAGATGGTGACTCTGGTTCAGCAGGATACGTACCTCGATTTTTCGATGTCCGTTTCCGATTTCGTCGCCATGGGTCGGCATCCGCACCTGAAACGGCTGCAATGGCTGCGTCAGCATGATCTGGACATCATCGCCGATGCACTCAGGGTCACAGGCACCGAAATTTTCCGTAACCGGCTTATCAACGAACTGTCCGGCGGCGAGGCGCAACTGGTGAGCTTAGCCCGTGCCTTGGCTACCGAGGCACCGATCATTCTCCTCGACGAGCCGACCAGCGCCCTGGACATTCTACACAAGCTTGAAATCATGGAACTGCTGGCCAGCCTGCGTAATGCGGGCAAAACCATCCTTATCAGCATCCACGATCTCGACCTGGCGCGACGCTATTGCGACACCGTAACCCTGCTGCAACAGGGCCGGATCTACTACCACGGCATGGCCGGAAAAGGTTTTGCCGAACACCGCATCAAGGAGGTTTTCCATGTCGGCGTGGAGGAAATCGCAACCGAACATGGCGTTTCGCTGTTGTTCTATCGTTAA